Proteins encoded within one genomic window of Citrobacter amalonaticus Y19:
- the nuoL gene encoding NADH-quinone oxidoreductase subunit L, translating to MNMLALTIILPLIGFVLLAFSRGRWSENLSATVGVGSIGLAALVTAFVGVDFFANGKQAFSVPLWTWMSVGDFNIGFNLVLDGLSLTMLSVVTGVGFLIHMFASWYMRGEEGYSRFFAYTNLFIASMVVLVLADNLLLMYLGWEGVGLCSYLLIGFYYTDPKNGAAAMKAFVVTRVGDVFLAFALFILYNELGTLNFREMVELAPAHFAAGNNMLTWATLMLLGGAVGKSAQLPLQTWLADAMAGPTPVSALIHAATMVTAGVYLIARTHGLFLMTPEILHLVGIVGAVTLVMAGFAALVQTDIKRVLAYSTMSQIGYMFLALGVQAWDAAIFHLMTHAFFKALLFLASGSVILACHHEQNIFKMGGLRKSIPLVYACFLIGGAALSALPLITAGFFSKDEILAGAMANGHINLMVAGLVGAFMTSLYTFRMIFIVFHGKEQIHAHAGKGITHHLPLIVLMILSTFVGALIVPPLQGVLPQTTELEHGRVMTLEITSGVVAIAGIMIAAWLWLGKRTLVTSIANSAPGRLLGTWWYNAWGFDWLYDKVFVKPFLGVAWLLKRDPLNALMNVPAILSRFAGKGLLFSENGYLRWYVASMSIGAVVVLALLMVLR from the coding sequence ATGAACATGCTTGCCTTAACCATCATTCTGCCATTGATTGGCTTTGTCCTGCTGGCGTTCTCTCGTGGCCGCTGGTCAGAAAATCTCTCCGCAACCGTGGGCGTGGGCTCCATCGGTCTGGCGGCGCTGGTCACCGCTTTTGTCGGTGTCGACTTCTTCGCAAACGGCAAGCAGGCGTTTAGCGTCCCGCTGTGGACGTGGATGTCTGTCGGAGATTTCAACATTGGTTTCAACCTGGTACTGGACGGCCTGTCGCTGACCATGCTGTCGGTGGTCACCGGTGTCGGCTTCCTGATCCACATGTTTGCGTCCTGGTACATGCGCGGTGAAGAGGGCTATTCCCGCTTCTTCGCCTACACCAACCTGTTTATCGCCAGCATGGTTGTTCTGGTGCTGGCCGATAACCTGCTGTTGATGTACCTCGGCTGGGAAGGCGTGGGCCTGTGCTCCTATCTGCTGATCGGTTTCTACTACACCGATCCGAAGAATGGCGCAGCGGCCATGAAAGCGTTTGTCGTGACCCGTGTGGGTGATGTGTTCCTCGCGTTCGCGCTGTTTATTCTGTACAACGAACTGGGCACCCTGAACTTCCGCGAAATGGTGGAACTGGCCCCGGCGCACTTCGCGGCAGGCAACAACATGCTGACGTGGGCGACGCTGATGCTGCTGGGTGGCGCGGTCGGTAAATCGGCACAGCTGCCGTTGCAGACATGGCTGGCTGACGCGATGGCGGGCCCGACGCCGGTTTCCGCGTTGATCCACGCGGCAACGATGGTCACCGCCGGTGTCTACCTGATTGCCCGTACTCACGGCCTGTTCCTGATGACTCCGGAAATTCTGCATCTGGTCGGTATCGTCGGTGCCGTCACGCTGGTGATGGCAGGTTTTGCGGCACTGGTGCAGACCGACATCAAACGTGTGCTCGCTTACTCCACCATGAGCCAGATTGGCTACATGTTCCTGGCGCTCGGCGTCCAGGCATGGGATGCGGCGATTTTCCACCTGATGACGCACGCGTTCTTTAAAGCGCTGCTGTTCCTGGCGTCCGGTTCCGTCATTCTGGCTTGCCATCACGAACAGAACATCTTCAAGATGGGCGGCCTGCGTAAATCCATTCCGCTGGTTTATGCCTGCTTCCTGATTGGCGGTGCGGCGCTCTCTGCGCTTCCGCTCATCACGGCGGGCTTCTTCAGTAAGGATGAGATCCTGGCGGGTGCGATGGCGAACGGTCATATCAACCTGATGGTGGCGGGCCTGGTCGGCGCGTTCATGACCTCTCTGTATACCTTCCGTATGATTTTCATCGTGTTCCACGGTAAAGAACAAATTCACGCTCATGCAGGGAAGGGGATTACTCACCACCTGCCGTTGATTGTCCTGATGATCCTGTCCACCTTCGTTGGCGCGCTGATTGTGCCGCCGCTGCAAGGTGTACTGCCGCAGACAACTGAACTTGAGCATGGTCGCGTGATGACCCTGGAAATTACCTCTGGCGTGGTGGCGATTGCGGGCATCATGATTGCCGCGTGGCTGTGGCTGGGTAAACGTACGCTTGTGACGTCGATTGCCAACAGCGCCCCTGGCCGTCTGCTGGGGACCTGGTGGTATAACGCCTGGGGCTTCGACTGGCTGTACGACAAAGTGTTCGTTAAGCCGTTCCTTGGCGTCGCCTGGCTGCTTAAACGCGATCCGCTCAATGCGCTGATGAACGTGCCAGCAATTCTTTCCCGCTTCGCAGGTAAAGGCCTGCTGTTCAGCGAGAACGGTTATCTGCGCTGGTATGTCGCTTCAATGAGCATTGGCGCCGTTGTGGTGCTGGCACTGCTGATGGTATTGCGTTGA
- the nuoK gene encoding NADH-quinone oxidoreductase subunit NuoK — protein sequence MIPLQHGLILAAILFVLGLTGLVIRRNLLFMLIGLEIMINASALAFVVAGSYWGQTDGQVMYILAISLAAAEASIGLALLLQLHRRRQNLNIDSVSEMRG from the coding sequence ATGATCCCCTTACAACATGGACTTATCCTCGCTGCGATTTTGTTCGTTCTGGGCTTAACCGGTCTGGTTATCCGCCGCAATCTGCTGTTTATGCTGATTGGTCTGGAAATCATGATCAACGCTTCCGCGCTGGCCTTTGTGGTCGCCGGGAGCTACTGGGGCCAGACCGATGGTCAGGTGATGTATATTCTCGCTATCAGCCTTGCGGCTGCCGAAGCGAGTATTGGACTTGCGCTGTTGCTGCAACTTCATCGCCGTCGCCAGAACCTGAACATCGATTCAGTAAGTGAGATGCGTGGATGA
- the nuoJ gene encoding NADH-quinone oxidoreductase subunit J produces MEFAFYICGLVAILATLRVITHTNPVHALLYLIISLLAISGVFFSLGAYFAGALEIIVYAGAIMVLFVFVVMMLNLGGSEIEQERQWLKPQVWIGPAILSAIMLVVIVYAILGVNDQGIDGTPISAKAVGITLFGPYVLAVELASMLLLAGLVVAFHVGREERSGDVLSNRKDDSAKRKTEEHA; encoded by the coding sequence ATGGAGTTCGCTTTTTATATCTGTGGCCTGGTCGCCATTCTCGCTACCTTGCGGGTGATCACCCATACCAATCCGGTGCACGCGTTGCTGTACCTGATTATTTCGCTGCTGGCGATTTCCGGGGTGTTCTTCTCGCTGGGCGCTTACTTCGCGGGTGCGCTGGAAATTATCGTTTATGCCGGTGCCATTATGGTGCTGTTCGTGTTCGTGGTGATGATGCTCAACCTGGGCGGTTCTGAAATCGAACAGGAGCGCCAGTGGCTGAAGCCGCAGGTGTGGATTGGTCCGGCGATTCTGTCGGCCATCATGCTGGTGGTGATTGTTTACGCCATTCTGGGGGTTAACGATCAGGGTATCGACGGCACGCCAATCAGCGCGAAAGCGGTCGGTATTACGCTGTTCGGGCCTTACGTCCTGGCGGTTGAGCTGGCGTCCATGCTGCTGCTGGCGGGGCTGGTGGTCGCTTTCCACGTCGGTCGCGAAGAACGCTCTGGTGACGTGCTGAGCAACCGTAAAGACGACAGCGCGAAAAGAAAAACGGAGGAGCACGCATGA